The following are encoded together in the Thermococcus sibiricus MM 739 genome:
- a CDS encoding cation:proton antiporter subunit C: protein MISAEFTGIIIMLIGMYALMTKENLIKLVLSINLVSIGLVLFFIGTGYIEGGDVPILPRSTVVDPLPATLMLTTLVVDVAITSLALALVLKIRREEE, encoded by the coding sequence ATGATTAGTGCAGAATTCACTGGGATTATAATTATGCTCATTGGCATGTATGCTCTCATGACAAAAGAAAATCTAATCAAATTGGTTCTTTCTATAAACTTGGTGTCTATTGGCCTTGTATTATTTTTTATTGGCACCGGTTATATAGAGGGGGGAGATGTTCCGATACTTCCAAGGAGTACTGTTGTAGATCCATTGCCAGCAACCCTAATGCTCACGACCCTTGTAGTCGATGTTGCTATTACTTCCCTTGCTCTGGCATTAGTTCTAAAGATTAGGAGGGAAGAAGAATGA
- a CDS encoding monovalent cation/H+ antiporter subunit D family protein has translation MIPLLVASPLLFAFIISLLPALGKQKLSKYLFLIGAFSPWLFISSIIQKLPLGEVVGGWERISGIEVIIDSYNLPFLAAELLLFTFVAFYVYGDYYPKKSENKVYVVLLLLHAGLLGAFISRDLFNYYIYMEIASVSSFALVAISKEKGAKKAAFKYALFSLLASYIFILAIGIIYLKTGYLNLFLIKENLVFSKEINVALVLAFSSLILKIGVFPLHFWLPDAHSKADAPISALLSGLVVKAPTYGMILLILTFPISTLMQSILITTAFLSMFFGIAMALIQKNSERLLAYHTVSQMGYVLLGIGLLNPLAAAYYAMAHSLFKGGLFLSVGTIAEHYGTRDLEKLSYRHSKFLMVAIVLLSLAIGGISPFVGAFGKFMLVKEINGLLKYVFYAGGIGTLTSFIKLNYYLLKRGERVPFTFKKEMVSLSVGLLTLITGIYFYPHLQLVRDLSFIFIGFGLFYVLKKLGLFEFQLSPLFPDTVSELGREINVYMLFLGAFLLFILFNSIY, from the coding sequence ATGATTCCGCTACTTGTAGCCAGTCCTTTACTTTTTGCATTTATTATTTCCCTCTTACCAGCATTAGGAAAACAAAAGCTTTCTAAGTATTTGTTCTTAATTGGAGCTTTTTCTCCTTGGCTTTTTATTTCTTCTATAATTCAAAAGTTGCCTCTCGGTGAAGTTGTTGGAGGATGGGAAAGAATTTCGGGAATTGAGGTTATTATAGACTCATATAATCTTCCATTTTTAGCCGCTGAACTACTCCTCTTCACTTTTGTAGCGTTCTATGTTTACGGCGATTACTATCCGAAAAAAAGTGAGAATAAGGTTTATGTGGTTCTTCTTCTCCTTCACGCTGGACTTTTGGGAGCTTTTATAAGTAGAGATCTTTTTAATTATTATATTTACATGGAGATAGCTTCTGTTTCCAGCTTTGCTTTGGTGGCAATTTCTAAGGAGAAAGGCGCTAAAAAAGCAGCCTTCAAATATGCTCTTTTTTCGCTACTGGCTTCTTACATATTTATCTTGGCAATTGGAATAATCTATCTGAAAACAGGCTACCTAAATCTTTTTTTAATAAAGGAAAATTTAGTTTTTTCTAAGGAGATAAACGTGGCGTTAGTCTTGGCATTTTCATCGCTTATTTTAAAGATTGGTGTATTTCCTCTTCACTTCTGGCTTCCAGATGCTCACTCTAAAGCAGATGCTCCAATAAGTGCTCTCCTCTCGGGTTTGGTTGTTAAAGCTCCTACATATGGAATGATTCTCCTCATATTAACATTTCCTATTAGTACTTTGATGCAAAGTATTCTCATTACCACTGCATTCCTTTCAATGTTTTTTGGCATAGCAATGGCATTAATCCAGAAAAACTCTGAAAGACTTTTAGCATACCATACAGTTTCTCAAATGGGTTACGTTCTGCTGGGTATAGGTCTATTAAATCCTCTAGCTGCTGCTTATTATGCTATGGCCCACTCTCTCTTTAAAGGAGGGCTCTTCTTGAGTGTGGGGACTATAGCTGAGCATTATGGCACTAGAGATTTAGAAAAGTTATCCTATCGGCATAGTAAGTTTTTGATGGTTGCAATCGTCCTATTGAGCCTTGCTATTGGAGGCATTAGTCCTTTCGTAGGAGCATTTGGGAAATTCATGCTAGTTAAAGAAATTAATGGTCTTCTGAAGTATGTGTTTTATGCGGGTGGAATTGGTACATTAACCTCATTTATAAAACTCAATTATTATCTTCTAAAAAGAGGAGAAAGGGTCCCATTTACATTTAAAAAAGAGATGGTGTCTCTATCTGTTGGTTTGCTTACGTTAATTACTGGAATATATTTTTATCCACACTTACAGTTGGTAAGGGACCTGTCATTTATTTTTATTGGTTTTGGGTTGTTTTACGTACTCAAAAAACTTGGCCTCTTTGAGTTCCAGCTATCCCCTCTTTTCCCAGATACCGTCTCTGAACTTGGAAGGGAAATAAACGTATACATGCTCTTTTTAGGAGCGTTTTTGTTGTTTATCTTATTCAATTCTATTTATTGA
- a CDS encoding ACT domain-containing protein, which produces MRHYEILKIVENGKIKIPLEWAYEVGLIKDAYFLVEIDTDLNEIHLERIALPGKQLMEIELVVKDKPGVLAKITGLLGKHRINILFSEAEEMEGIGLGAIVAVVDISEIDTNLEELLKELKEIEEVMEVSINRIE; this is translated from the coding sequence ATGCGACACTACGAAATTTTAAAAATAGTCGAAAATGGAAAGATTAAGATTCCTCTAGAATGGGCCTACGAAGTTGGACTTATAAAGGATGCCTATTTTCTAGTAGAAATTGACACTGATTTGAATGAGATTCATTTAGAAAGAATAGCTTTACCCGGAAAGCAACTTATGGAAATTGAACTTGTAGTAAAAGATAAACCAGGTGTTTTAGCCAAAATAACGGGGCTATTAGGAAAACACCGAATTAATATTCTTTTTAGCGAAGCAGAAGAAATGGAAGGGATAGGCCTAGGAGCGATCGTAGCAGTTGTTGATATAAGTGAAATAGACACGAACTTGGAGGAACTCTTAAAAGAGCTTAAAGAAATAGAGGAAGTGATGGAAGTCTCAATAAATAGAATTGAATAA
- a CDS encoding cation:proton antiporter, translating to MGPYGVIGYVFIIIALARILAEIFERIGYPGFLGEISAGLFLGIVLTSMPKEELNLLAEFGIFFLMMYAGLELTPEEVHIGGKKSIPLYILTYALMTFVTLPFTNYTLSHENIIVGAILSVASAPIVLRLSRFFGDDFLHVALSYAVISEIGAIVSLYILVNFEVSHLSYIGLIMELVKDGIFLGTLFGINYLLNVKHKALIIKGLRSLKSDEAVFGLVMVLSTSIALLSEMIGLHFSIGAFVVGLLLHSDLIGTKQYRRVHTIISGVTYGIFAPIFFAWRGINFETEFSMEVVYFFILVYILRILLTMGFTWGKDPRKTIVRASGVASFGVLGLLVGEIGYEYGVLSEHLYALASLASILGMFISTSIGRFISKNNS from the coding sequence TTGGGGCCATACGGAGTAATTGGGTATGTATTTATCATAATTGCGCTTGCACGGATTTTGGCTGAGATTTTTGAACGTATTGGTTATCCTGGGTTCCTTGGAGAGATTTCTGCTGGTTTATTCTTGGGAATAGTTCTTACTTCCATGCCCAAGGAAGAGCTAAATCTTCTTGCAGAGTTTGGCATATTTTTTCTCATGATGTATGCAGGTCTTGAACTTACTCCAGAGGAAGTCCACATTGGTGGGAAGAAAAGTATTCCTCTTTACATCCTTACTTATGCTCTTATGACCTTTGTCACGTTGCCTTTTACAAATTACACTCTCTCCCATGAAAACATTATTGTAGGAGCTATATTATCAGTGGCCTCAGCTCCCATAGTTTTACGGCTCTCAAGATTCTTTGGAGATGATTTTCTCCATGTTGCTCTTTCTTATGCAGTAATAAGCGAGATTGGTGCCATTGTCAGCTTATATATCCTAGTTAACTTTGAGGTTTCTCATTTGAGTTACATAGGCCTGATAATGGAACTTGTAAAAGATGGGATATTTTTGGGGACTTTGTTTGGAATAAATTATCTCCTCAACGTAAAGCATAAGGCATTAATTATTAAAGGGCTTAGAAGCCTAAAAAGTGATGAAGCAGTCTTTGGATTAGTGATGGTTCTATCAACTTCAATAGCTCTTTTAAGTGAAATGATAGGTCTTCACTTTAGTATTGGTGCGTTTGTAGTAGGTCTCTTGCTCCACAGTGACTTGATAGGTACTAAACAATACAGAAGAGTTCACACAATAATCTCAGGAGTTACTTATGGCATCTTTGCCCCTATATTCTTCGCTTGGCGTGGTATTAACTTTGAAACTGAGTTCTCAATGGAGGTTGTTTACTTCTTCATTCTTGTGTATATTCTTAGAATCCTACTTACAATGGGCTTTACTTGGGGTAAGGATCCTCGGAAAACTATTGTTAGAGCAAGTGGAGTAGCAAGCTTTGGTGTTCTTGGCCTTCTTGTGGGTGAAATAGGATACGAATATGGAGTCTTGAGCGAACATCTCTATGCTCTGGCCTCGTTGGCTAGCATATTGGGAATGTTTATCTCTACAAGTATTGGAAGATTTATATCAAAAAACAATTCTTGA
- a CDS encoding pyruvoyl-dependent arginine decarboxylase, with amino-acid sequence MSWTTPKKAILLAASAEGSTKLNAFDNALLKMGIGNVNLVKLSSVIPAYIEWIDELPKNIPVGMLLPTVYAHIESDEPGSTITAALGVGISEGNEGGLIYEYSGYCTKEEAEKMVHKMVEEGFKVRGWKLKEFKAAVAEITVKDRPVAAIAAVVMLPY; translated from the coding sequence ATGAGTTGGACAACCCCTAAAAAAGCCATTTTGCTTGCTGCAAGTGCTGAGGGAAGTACAAAATTAAATGCTTTTGACAATGCTTTACTTAAAATGGGGATTGGAAATGTCAATTTGGTAAAGCTCAGCAGTGTTATCCCTGCATATATAGAGTGGATAGATGAACTTCCAAAGAATATTCCAGTAGGCATGCTCCTTCCCACAGTCTATGCTCATATAGAGAGCGATGAACCAGGATCAACAATCACCGCTGCTTTGGGCGTTGGAATAAGCGAAGGAAATGAAGGTGGCCTTATATATGAGTACAGTGGCTATTGCACAAAAGAAGAGGCTGAAAAGATGGTTCATAAAATGGTTGAAGAAGGCTTTAAGGTCAGAGGCTGGAAGCTTAAAGAGTTTAAAGCCGCAGTTGCTGAGATAACGGTTAAAGATAGGCCTGTCGCTGCAATTGCTGCGGTTGTTATGTTGCCTTATTGA
- the speD gene encoding adenosylmethionine decarboxylase — translation MVQVVVDNPIGMHVVLDLYECDPQILDDIERIEEILTEAAEVANATVIDKRFHKFSPQGVSGVVVVSESHIAIHTWPEHGYAAVDVYTCGDHTMPLKASEYIIRELKCKRPTLVKLDRGLLFKG, via the coding sequence ATGGTTCAAGTAGTTGTGGACAACCCAATAGGAATGCATGTAGTTTTAGATCTTTACGAATGCGATCCTCAAATATTAGACGATATAGAAAGGATAGAGGAAATCCTTACTGAAGCCGCAGAAGTAGCTAATGCCACTGTTATAGATAAGCGTTTCCATAAGTTTTCACCACAAGGTGTTTCTGGTGTTGTTGTCGTTTCTGAGAGTCACATTGCAATTCACACATGGCCCGAACACGGCTATGCTGCCGTTGATGTTTATACATGTGGAGATCATACCATGCCTCTTAAGGCAAGCGAGTATATAATCAGGGAGTTAAAATGTAAAAGACCAACTCTGGTAAAACTGGATAGGGGGCTTTTGTTTAAGGGATAA
- the speE gene encoding polyamine aminopropyltransferase produces MEFVEWYPRGYGVGFKITSKILEVQSNYQKIELYETEGFGKLFVIDGTVQLVEKGERSYHEPLVHPVMLSHPNPRKVLVIGGGDGGTLREVLKHESVENAIMVEIDEKVVEVSREYLKIDGGLLERLIRGEEPKAKLIIGDGVEYMKSHKEHFDVIIVDSTDPVGPAKLLFSEEFYKNAYDALDEKGLYITQSGSVYLFTDEVLGAYKNMKKAFDKVYYFTFPVIGYASPWSFLVGVKGDIDFMKVDLDRAKTLDLEYYDPERHETLFQMPKYVRDLLEGKGGS; encoded by the coding sequence ATGGAGTTTGTTGAGTGGTATCCGAGAGGTTACGGCGTGGGATTTAAAATCACTTCGAAAATCCTTGAGGTTCAAAGCAATTATCAGAAGATTGAACTTTATGAGACTGAAGGGTTTGGAAAGTTGTTTGTTATTGATGGTACAGTCCAATTAGTTGAGAAAGGAGAAAGGAGTTATCATGAACCCCTAGTTCATCCTGTAATGTTATCTCATCCGAATCCCAGAAAAGTTCTTGTGATTGGAGGAGGGGATGGAGGTACCCTGAGAGAAGTCCTGAAACATGAGAGTGTTGAAAATGCTATCATGGTGGAGATAGATGAGAAGGTAGTTGAGGTATCTCGAGAGTACTTGAAAATAGATGGGGGCCTGTTGGAAAGACTGATAAGAGGGGAGGAACCTAAAGCAAAATTAATAATTGGTGATGGTGTGGAATACATGAAATCACATAAAGAGCACTTCGACGTTATAATTGTTGACTCTACAGATCCAGTTGGCCCAGCAAAACTCCTATTCAGTGAAGAATTTTACAAAAATGCATACGATGCTCTAGATGAGAAGGGGCTGTATATCACCCAATCAGGTAGTGTTTATCTCTTTACAGATGAGGTCTTGGGGGCTTACAAAAACATGAAAAAAGCGTTTGACAAAGTATACTACTTTACCTTCCCAGTAATTGGCTATGCATCACCATGGAGCTTTTTAGTTGGAGTAAAAGGAGATATTGATTTCATGAAAGTAGACCTTGACAGGGCAAAAACTCTTGATTTAGAATACTATGATCCAGAGAGACACGAAACCTTGTTCCAAATGCCCAAATATGTTAGAGACCTCCTTGAGGGAAAAGGTGGTTCTTAG